One genomic segment of Gossypium arboreum isolate Shixiya-1 chromosome 3, ASM2569848v2, whole genome shotgun sequence includes these proteins:
- the LOC108475302 gene encoding uncharacterized protein LOC108475302, translating to MGPFTSFVMVIILCVHLMNGLVIADDHNVNENDNHLYVSEETLKAKGNRRSLTLLPLIIGAHALHRRARAAGKTWHSGEGANAGVGGGFQNSGNIAGTGGGGGGGGGSGGGDAGGGGGGSGGGSGGGIAAGGGFGFGFRGGIRAGFGGNRVGSGSTNVGGGAGGQVEGVGNGATSTSGSLSRTKSNDGKASDTNKSEAKAGFEGKVGANARVGGGFQSSGNITGAGGGGGGGMDAEGKVGGQKEVGGNSGRSGSTGVSGKVGGQGGGVGSGSIDVSGTHSDEKDNDGKISATSKGEAKDGSGGKIGGQGGGGGGGIAGGGGFKFGFRGGMRTGFSGNGGGSGGTNVGKGAASHAEGVGSGATSTSGSLSGAKSSDEKASDTRKNEAKVGFEGKVGGQGEVSGNNGRSGSTSVAGKVGGQGGAIGSGSTDASGTHSDEKDNDGKISATSKDEAKDRFKSKVEGQGGGGGGFKFGFKGGIRAGFGGNSGGSGGTNVGGEAGDQAESVSNGATSTSSDLNGSKSSDNKSSDTSKSEGKTGFEGKIRGQREVGGNSGGSGSTSVVGNVGGQGGGVGSGSSDASGIHSNEKGSDEKASFTSKGEAKNGFEGKIGGQEGAGSGGESGSTSVTSGGVGSGTIGANGKFSHSGKFSASHNSETKSSHKSETKSYHKSEHKDTFEGNFGGKGNVDGNNGGSGRSSAFAGVEGKGIGDASVNAYVNSAHSSTKNSDGKASANSKDKVKAKVEANAEANAKANAKANAEARVKAETNVKANAEAKAKAEANAKANTEAKAKAEANAKAMAEAKAMAEAGAKAEAKAKAEAEVKAKAEVEAKAEAESEAKAEAKAKAEAEAEAKDEAEAKAKAEAEAKAEAVAKAKAKVEGKNKSEAKVGIEGHGKASGNNGENGSNNVNGKVSASSKAEAKAEVNAQAKGKIEGQGNASGDGGGSGSNNVDGGTEGHGRGGGGGHMHFGGGGGGHMHFGGGGGGHMHFAGGGGGSGSSSVDGGAKGHGVGGGGGGSHMQFGGGGGGHMHFGGGGGGSGSSNVDGGAKGHGGGGGQMHFAGGGGFKFGFGGKVGGGGFGGGH from the coding sequence ATGGGTCCTTTTACATCTTTTGTTATGGTTATTATTTTGTGTGTTCATTTAATGAATGGTCTTGTAATTGCTGATGATCATAATGTTAATGAAAATGACAATCATTTGTATGTTTCCGAGGAAACGCTAAAAGCTAAAGGAAATAGGAGGTCTCTAACACTTTTACCTTTAATAATTGGTGCACATGCATTACATCGACGTGCGAGGGCTGCTGGTAAAACTTGGCATAGTGGTGAAGGAGCAAACGCAGGAGTAGGAGGCGGATTTCAAAATAGTGGAAACATTGCTGGCACAGGAGGAGGAGGAGGGGGAGGAGGAGGTAGTGGTGGTGGTGATGCAGGTGGCGGTGGCGGTGGCAGTGGCGGTGGCAGTGGCGGTGGTATAGCTGCTGGGGGTGGTTTTGGTTTTGGGTTTAGAGGCGGAATAAGAGCAGGATTTGGTGGAAACAGGGTTGGAAGTGGTAGCACTAATGTTGGTGGAGGGGCAGGAGGCCAAGTCGAAGGTGTTGGTAATGGTGCAACTAGTACAAGTGGTAGTCTTAGCAGAACAAAGAGTAATGATGGCAAAGCTAGTGATACTAATAAGAGTGAGGCTAAAGCTGGTTTTGAAGGTAAAGTAGGAGCAAACGCAAGAGTGGGAGGTGGATTTCAGAGTAGTGGAAACATTACTGGCGCAGGAGGAGGAGGTGGTGGTGGTATGGATGCTGAAGGTAAAGTTGGAGGACAAAAAGAGGTTGGTGGAAATAGTGGTAGAAGTGGTAGCACTGGTGTTTCTGGTAAGGTAGGAGGGCAAGGTGGAGGAGTTGGTAGTGGTAGTATTGATGTAAGTGGTACTCATAGCGATGAAAAAGATAATGATGGAAAAATTAGTGCTACTAGTAAGGGTGAAGCTAAAGATGGGTCTGGAGGTAAAATAGGAGGACaaggaggtggtggtggtggtggtataGCTGGTGGGGGTGGTTTTAAGTTTGGGTTTAGAGGCGGAATGCGAACAGGATTTAGTGGAAATGGTGGTGGAAGTGGTGGCACTAATGTTGGTAAAGGGGCTGCAAGCCATGCTGAAGGTGTTGGTAGTGGTGCAACTAGTACAAGTGGTAGTCTTAGCGGAGCAAAGAGTAGTGATGAAAAAGCTAGTGATACTCGTAAGAATGAGGCTAAAGTTGGTTTTGAAGGTAAAGTAGGAGGACAAGGTGAGGTTAGTGGAAATAATGGTAGAAGTGGTAGCACTAGTGTTGCTGGCAAGGTAGGAGGGCAAGGTGGAGCTATTGGCAGTGGTAGTACTGATGCAAGTGGTACTCATAGCGATGAAAAGGATAATGATGGAAAAATTAGTGCTACTAGTAAGGATGAAGCTAAAGATAGGTTTAAAAGTAAAGTAGAAGGGCAAGGAGGTGGTGGGGGTGGTTTTAAGTTTGGGTTTAAAGGCGGAATAAGAGCAGGCTTTGGTGGAAATAGTGGTGGAAGCGGTGGCACTAATGTTGGTGGAGAGGCTGGAGATCAAGCCGAAAGTGTTAGTAATGGTGCAACTAGTACAAGCAGTGATCTTAACGGATCAAAGAGTAGTGATAACAAATCTAGTGACACTAGTAAGAGTGAGGGTAAAACAGGTTTTGAAGGTAAAATAAGAGGACAAAGAGAGGTTGGTGGAAACAGTGGTGGAAGTGGTAGCACTAGTGTTGTTGGTAACGTAGGAGGGCAAGGTGGAGGTGTTGGCAGTGGTAGTTCTGATGCAAGTGGTATTCATAGCAATGAAAAAGGTAGTGATGAAAAAGCTAGTTTCACTAGTAAGGGTGAAGCTAAAAACGGGTTTGAAGGTAAAATAGGAGGACAAGAAGGTGCAGGCAGTGGTGGTGAAAGTGGTAGCACTAGTGTTACTAGTGGAGGTGTTGGAAGTGGTACTATCGGTGCAAATGGAAAATTTAGTCATAGTGGAAAATTTAGTGCTTCTCATAATAGTGAAACTAAATCATCTCATAAAAGTGAAACTAAATCATATCATAAGAGTGAACACAAAGATACTTTTGAAGGAAATTTTGGAGGAAAAGGAAATGTCGATGGAAATAATGGTGGAAGTGGTAGGTCTAGTGCTTTTGCTGGGGTAGAAGGAAAAGGTATAGGGGATGCTAGTGTTAATGCATATGTAAATAGTGCTCATAGTAGCACAAAAAATAGCGATGGGAAAGCTAGTGCTAATAGTAAAGATAAAGTTAAAGCTAAAGTTGAAGCTAATGCTGAAGCTAATGCTAAAGCTAATGCTAAAGCTAATGCTGAAGCTAGAGTTAAAGCCGAAACTAATGTTAAAGCTAATGCTGAAGCTAAAGCTAAAGCCGAAGCTAATGCTAAAGCTAATACTGAAGCTAAAGCTAAAGCCGAAGCTAATGCTAAAGCTATGGCTGAAGCTAAAGCTATGGCTGAAGCCGGAGCTAAAGCTGAAGCTAAAGCTAAGGCTGAAGCCGAAGTTAAAGCTAAAGCAGAAGTCGAAGCTAAAGCTGAGGCTGAATCCGAAGCTAAAGCAGAAGCTAAAGCTAAAGCTGAGGCTGAAGCCGAAGCTAAAGATGAAGCTGAAGCTAAAGCTAAAGCTGAAGCCGAAGCTAAAGCTGAAGCCGTAGCTAAAGCTAAAGCTAAAGTCGAAGGAAAAAATAAAAGTGAAGCTAAAGTTGGAATAGAAGGACATGGAAAGGCAAGTGGAAATAATGGTGAAAACGGTAGCAATAATGTTAATGGCAAAGTTAGTGCTTCTAGTAAGGCTGAAGCCAAAGCTGAAGTTAATGCTCAAGCTAAAGGTAAAATAGAAGGACAAGGAAACGCTAGTGGAGATGGTGGTGGAAGTGGTAGTAATAATGTTGACGGTGGGACTGAAGGACATGGcagaggtggtggtggtggtcaCATGCAttttggtggtggtggtggtggccaCATGCATTTTGGCGGCGGCGGTGGTGGTCACATGCATTTTGCTGGTGGTGGTGGTGGAAGTGGTAGCAGTAGTGTTGATGGTGGGGCTAAAGGGCATGgtgtaggtggtggtggtggtggtagtCACATGCAgtttggtggtggtggtggtggtcaTATGCATTTTGGTGGTGGTGGCGGTGGAAGTGGTAGCAGTAATGTTGATGGTGGGGCTAAAGGGCATGGTGGAGGTGGTGGTCAAATGCATTTTGCTGGTGGTGGCggttttaaatttggttttgGAGGAAAAGTAGGAGGAGGAGGGTTTGGTGGAGGCCACTAA
- the LOC108474618 gene encoding uncharacterized protein LOC108474618, producing MKIFHLFLISSLLFSFSKAESNGSVFFIDSSTHQFLRAQSTNDLAQSELMLLPEVGAAVSVLLGVAPTVTLSASGSSKLNEVLIPNPFDRPRAVFMFEVGGIDDPLVVEPKNALFSKALKNSVDLGSSKADILFPDEEELSTISLDHPLGDYCEEEINEFASWLGGSYATDVTKPLDGVLSIPLANGDNMNLHMSKKVHREFASKLFALYRNIRKAMERHEDLSQTLRRPAELIMGSFDEIKHDTDGFDKQGIRLLLATLNRIFDSLQTTYEGHIVGVILFNGVPQPESKTLMNMMYNSRPSARWLEETKSSLNTTLAAQMLVRRTLAWITGVVLLIATLLGVYFLLNMPLTRDTLLYSNVKLD from the exons ATGAAGATTTTCCATCTTTTCCTAATTTCCTCACTTCTCTTCTCATTTTCTAAG GCTGAATCTAATGGATCCGTTTTCTTCATTGATAGTTCAACTCATCAATTCCTTCGCGCACAATCCACCAACGATCTCGCTCAG TCGGAGTTAATGCTATTACCGGAAGTTGGTGCAGCCGTATCAGTCTTGCTTGGTGTTGCCCCAACTGTAACGCTTTCAGCTTCTGGTTCATCTAAG CTGAATGAGGTTCTCATTCCTAATCCATTTGATAGACCTCGAGCCGTTTTTATGTTTGAAGTCGGAGGAATTGATG ATCCTCTTGTTGTCGAACCCAAGAATGCTCTCTTCAGCAAAGCCTTGAAGAATAGTGTTGATCTTGGTTCAAGTAAAGCGGACATATTGTTTCCAG ATGAGGAGGAGTTATCCACGATCTCTTTGGACCACCCACTAGGAGACTACTGTGAAGAAGAGATCAATGAATTT GCATCTTGGTTGGGTGGATCATATGCTACTGATGTTACAAAACCCTTGGATGGAGTATTGAGTATTCCCTTGGCAAATGGTGATAACATGAATCTTCATATGTCAAAG AAAGTGCACAGGGAATTTGCATCAAAACTGTTTGCTCTGTACCGCAATATAAGGAAAGCAATGGAGAGGCATGAAGATTTGTCACAGACTTTGCGTAGACCTGCTGAGTTAATAATGGGTTCATTTGATGAAATTAAG CATGACACTGATGGTTTTGATAAACAAGGAATAAGGCTTCTGCTTGCGACACTTAACAGGATATTTGATTCACTGCAGACAACTTATGAAG GTCATATTGTGGGGGTTATTCTCTTTAATGGGGTACCTCAACCAGAATCCAAAACATTGATGAACATGATGTACAACTCTCGTCCATCTGCGCGCTGGTTGGAAGAAACAAAAAGCTCTCTTAATACCACTCTTGCAGCACAAATGCTGGTTAGAAGGACCCTTGCTTGGATAACTGGGGTTGTTCTTCTCATTGCAACTCTCTTGGGG GTTTACTTCCTTCTCAATATGCCACTGACGAGGGACACACTTTTGTACTCGAATGTCAAGCTAGACTGA